A single region of the Deltaproteobacteria bacterium genome encodes:
- a CDS encoding tetratricopeptide repeat protein: MTELVLQKIFVILDKQDKKQLERLCRTLSGLFSYVNLTSNLYLIADSLTDGMPQVERFQKEVSAFLRANLFARLYLHFVHHAPSGTVQGMSFYFQYYYQIWKQAAREFDQEGYMHQEIPRLMLLPVLVPDNRAEPTSLTALLTALKSAFFLPSLYLNRDTFFLAGNDDLLARTEKVYWGHGKSGDKAQIVCDLCYQDILDDTSARLEPDPASMTDPCPAALIISARDGTVYACMDAFLKKESLGNIHGTLDPDNLMARYCEYANSKRDCLECRERVVGSFSDLPLPEATTHEVGDLLYHFGTLHQEAENHILAIERYEKSLKLSPVEEAGPIHFRLGLSYTTTGRYDEALESFSRAELTYKDQYYFHFYTGLCCFEKGEYRAALEKLSKAIQMKPQKEDLVRILIYMGTCYNSLEDYEQALIHLERAKEKAPNVKEIYNAIGFSCFQLKDYDKAIENLRIAVELDPHSAVDYASLGANYREKGDTKLAIAMYEKALALDPGIAPARENLERLKNKP, from the coding sequence ATGACCGAGCTTGTTTTACAAAAAATATTCGTAATTCTGGACAAACAGGACAAGAAACAGCTTGAGAGGCTTTGCCGAACACTGTCGGGCCTGTTTTCTTATGTCAACCTGACATCTAATCTTTATCTTATCGCTGATAGTCTGACTGACGGTATGCCCCAGGTGGAACGTTTCCAGAAGGAGGTAAGCGCCTTTCTGAGGGCAAACCTTTTTGCTCGGCTTTATCTTCATTTTGTTCACCATGCGCCATCTGGAACCGTGCAGGGAATGAGTTTCTATTTCCAGTACTATTACCAGATCTGGAAGCAGGCAGCTCGTGAGTTTGATCAGGAGGGCTATATGCACCAGGAAATTCCAAGGCTCATGTTGCTGCCGGTTCTTGTCCCTGATAACCGAGCTGAGCCCACTTCACTCACAGCCCTTCTCACTGCGCTCAAAAGCGCTTTCTTTCTACCGAGTCTCTACCTGAATCGGGACACCTTCTTTCTGGCAGGAAATGATGATCTCCTGGCCAGGACAGAAAAGGTCTACTGGGGCCATGGCAAGAGCGGCGACAAGGCACAGATCGTTTGCGATCTCTGTTATCAAGACATCCTGGATGATACATCTGCCAGATTGGAGCCGGACCCCGCGTCCATGACCGACCCATGCCCTGCGGCCCTTATCATCTCGGCGCGAGACGGCACGGTCTATGCCTGTATGGATGCATTCCTCAAAAAAGAGAGCCTGGGAAATATTCATGGGACCCTTGATCCGGATAATCTGATGGCTCGGTACTGCGAGTACGCGAACTCTAAAAGAGACTGTCTTGAGTGCAGGGAACGGGTGGTTGGATCGTTTTCAGATCTGCCTCTTCCCGAGGCAACCACACATGAGGTTGGAGACTTGCTTTATCATTTTGGGACCTTGCACCAGGAAGCGGAAAACCATATTCTTGCCATAGAAAGATACGAAAAGTCGTTGAAGTTGTCTCCCGTTGAAGAAGCAGGTCCAATTCATTTCAGACTCGGCCTTAGCTACACAACGACCGGCCGCTATGATGAGGCGCTTGAAAGCTTCAGCAGGGCTGAACTTACGTACAAAGACCAGTACTATTTTCACTTCTACACGGGTCTTTGTTGCTTTGAAAAGGGAGAGTATCGCGCGGCGCTTGAAAAGCTCTCAAAGGCTATACAAATGAAGCCCCAAAAGGAGGACCTGGTAAGGATTCTCATCTACATGGGCACATGTTACAACAGCCTAGAAGACTATGAGCAGGCGCTCATCCATCTGGAAAGGGCAAAGGAGAAGGCTCCCAATGTTAAAGAGATCTACAATGCCATTGGTTTTTCTTGCTTCCAACTGAAAGACTACGACAAGGCCATTGAGAACCTCAGAATAGCTGTTGAACTGGACCCCCATTCTGCCGTAGATTACGCCAGCCTTGGCGCCAATTATCGCGAGAAGGGTGACACGAAGCTGGCGATTGCTATGTATGAAAAGGCCCTGGCATTGGATCCAGGCATTGCACCTGCAAGGGAGAACCTGGAAAGACTGAAAAACAAACCATGA
- the rnc gene encoding ribonuclease III, which produces MSRQDLSSLENELCYEFKDIGFLQEAMQHSSYVNEQRDPALKDNERLEFLGDAVLDLVITHILMDHFPETREGDLSRMRATIVNESQLAIVAQELKLGEYMLLGKGEALSHGQEKSSILADALEAVIAAVYLDRGLRAAFEVIERQFSQIISHVGERVAAEDFKSQLQELVQGRFKTTPHYEVVAESGPDHDKTFEVRLDVGPSLTTYGAGKSKKSAEQAAANAALEKLQEKVE; this is translated from the coding sequence ATGAGTAGACAAGACCTTTCGTCGTTGGAAAATGAACTGTGTTACGAATTCAAAGATATCGGGTTTCTTCAAGAAGCCATGCAGCACAGTTCCTATGTGAATGAGCAGCGCGACCCTGCTCTGAAGGACAATGAACGCCTGGAGTTTCTGGGAGATGCGGTGCTCGATCTTGTGATCACGCATATTTTGATGGATCATTTTCCAGAAACCCGTGAAGGCGACCTCTCCAGGATGAGGGCCACCATTGTTAACGAGTCGCAATTGGCTATCGTGGCGCAAGAGCTAAAGCTAGGCGAGTACATGCTCTTGGGCAAAGGTGAGGCCTTAAGCCATGGACAAGAGAAAAGCTCGATCCTTGCTGATGCCCTTGAGGCAGTGATTGCGGCCGTATATCTTGACAGGGGTCTGCGGGCCGCTTTTGAGGTCATTGAAAGACAGTTTTCTCAGATCATCTCGCATGTTGGAGAAAGGGTGGCGGCCGAAGATTTCAAGAGCCAACTTCAAGAGCTTGTGCAGGGTCGATTTAAAACCACGCCTCATTATGAAGTGGTAGCCGAAAGCGGCCCCGACCATGACAAGACCTTCGAGGTTCGTCTGGACGTCGGCCCTTCTCTGACAACTTATGGGGCAGGTAAAAGCAAAAAGTCAGCCGAGCAAGCCGCTGCCAACGCAGCCCTTGAAAAGCTTCAAGAAAAAGTCGAGTGA